In Klebsiella aerogenes, the DNA window CGGTTTGCCCGGCCCAGTGTGCAGGCAGGAGTTCTTCAGGCAGTAACGGATCTTTCAGTACTACCCGGCGATAGAAATGAATCAGCAACAGTTGGATATGGAAACTGCGCGCCGGCGTCAACTCTGACGGTTCACAGTCGCGCAGCAGCGGCAACAAAGGACGGAACAACGAGATAAAGGCCTCATACATCTCATTTTGTTCGGTCAGATGCCAACACTCTTCCACACGGTCGCGCAGCGCCGCTCTTGAGAGCGCCAGCGGCGAGTGCGCCTCGAAACAGATGACGTTTTCGGCCACGCCCGTTTCGTGCAGCAGCGACTGCACATCCGCCAGCTTTTGCGACGGCGACGCCAACAGGCTCGGCGCCAGCGCGCCAAACCCCTGCCACAGCAATTGTTTTTTAACGTCGGCGAGGACGTTTTTCTCTAACCCTTCCGATAATAGCAACAGCCAGGTGCCATCCCACTCCGGGGTATTCGCGCGATAGATTTTGTGTTCAGCGCGACGAGTCAGGCGCAAGCCTTTGTCGCTCAGGCGGTAGAAACTGCGGCGGCCAATGCGCACGACGTCGAGCCACTCTTCTTTATTGAGGCGAAATAGCGCGGTGCGCACAAAGCGCTCACCGAATCCTAACCCTTCCAACAGCGCCGCGACGCTGCCGAGCCAGACTTCCCCACCGCGTTGTAATAAGGCATCGCCGTACAGCGAAGAGATTAATGAGGTGCCGCTGATTGGCACCGACGCCACGGCTTGTTGGATAAAGGTATCGAGTTTACTCATCTGATTCATTCTGTTGTTATATTTTTCCTTTATGAATCATAGCACAGGAAATTCCCCGGTAAGCGCAGCGCCACCGGGGAAAAAATTAACCGCTGACCACCGCTTTACGCAGATCAAAGACCCGGCACGCTTTACCTTCGGAACGCGGAATACTGCCGCAGTTGACGATGGTGATATCGGTAGAAATCCCGACCATCGACTTAATGCGGTGACGCAACTGGTGGCAAATCTGACAGCGCTGTTCATGACTCAGCGCCAGCCCGCTCTCTTTTAGCTCGACGCGGATCGCCAGCGAATCAAGATGACCGCGGCGATTCACTTCCAGCTGATAATGCGGCGCCAGATGTTCGAACTTGAGGATCTCTTCTTCCACCTGCGACGGGAAAACGTTAACCCCACGGATAATCAGCATGTCGTCGCTGCGTCCGCTGATGCGATCCATACGGCGCATGGTGCGGGCGGTTCCCGGCAGCAGACGCGTCAGGTCGCGGGTACGATAGCGAATCACCGGCAGTGCTTCTTTGGTCAGCGTGGTGAACAGCAGTTCACCGTGCTCGCCATCGTCCAGCGGCGTGCCATCGTCCGGGTTGACGATTTCCGGGAAGAAATGGTCTTCCCAGATGGTTGGTCCATCGACAGTCTCCAGACACTCCATCGCCACCCCCGGCCCCATCACTTCCGACAGGCCGTAAATATCCAACGCGGTGATCCCCAGACGGCGCTCGATCTCCGCGCGCATCGCCAGCGTCCACGGCTCGGCGCCGAAAACGCCGACGCGTAATGAACAACCACGCGCATCGCCTCCCATCTGGCGCTCCAGCTCTTCAATCAGATTCAGACAGTAGGATGGCGTGACCATGATCATATCCGGCTGGAAATCTCGGATCAGCTGCGCCTGCTTCTCGGTCTGGCCGCCGGACATCGGGATCACGGTTGCGCCAAGACGTTCCGCGCCATAATGCGCGCCGAGACCGCCGGTAAACAGGCCGTAGCCGTAGGCGATATGAATCTTGTCTTTCGCCGAACCACCGGCGGCGCGCAGCGAACGGGCGACAATATTGGCCCAGTTATCAATATCGTTTTGCGTGTAGCCCACCACCGTCGGTTTGCCGGTGGTGCCGGATGAGGCATGGATACGCACCACCTGCTCCATCGGCACCGCGAAGGTATCGAACGGGTAGTTGTCGCGCAGATCTTGCTTAGTGGTGCACGGGAATTTTTTCAGGTCGCTCAGTTCCCGGAAATCGTCAGGGTGTACGCCCGCGGCATCGAATTTGCGGCGATACATCGGCACATTTTCATACGCATGTTTCAACGTCCATTTCAGACGCTGGGTTTGCAGGGCCTGCAGTTCATCACGCGATGCGGTTTCAATCGGATCTAATTTTGTAGTAGTTATCATTTTAGGGTACTCGCAGGTAAATTAGCTCACACTCGCTCGAGGATCATGGCAATGCCCTGACCCACGCCAATACACATCGTACACAGCGCATAACGCCCGCCGCGGCGTTGCAGCTCCAGGCTTGCGCTCAGCGCCAGTCGCGCGCCGCTCATGCCCAACGGATGGCCTAAAGCAATGGCGCCGCCGTTGGGGTTCACATGCGCCGCATCATCCGGCACGCCGAGCTGTCTGAGTACGCCCAGCGCCTGCGCGGCGAAGGCCTCATTCAGTTCGATCAGATCCATATCGTTAATATTCAGTCCCGCCCGCTCCAGCACTTTGCGCACCGCCGGTACCGGCCCTAAGCCCATCAGGCGCGGCTCGACGCCAGCAGTCGCCATCGCAACGATGCGCGCGCGCGGCGTCAACCCCTGGGCGCTGGCCTGCTGCTCGCTGGCGATAATCAGCGCCGCCGCGCCGTCGTTCACGCCGGAAGCGTTACCCGCGGTAATCACCCCACCTTTACGGAACGGCGTTTTCAACTGTGATAACTGCTCCAGGGTCGTCTCCGCGCGCGGATGTTCATCATCACGCACTGCGCTGACCGCCCCTTTTTTGCCGATAATCTGTACTGGCACAATTTCCTGCGCCAGGATACCGTTACGCTGAGCTTGCGCCGTGCGCTGCTGGCTGCGCCAGGCGAAGGCGTCCTGATCGGCGCGGCTAATATTTAACAATTCAGCTACATTCTCTGCCGTTTCCGGCATACTGTCAGTACCAAATTGTTGCGCCATGAGCGGGTTCACAAAACGCCAGCCGATGGTGGTATCAAACAGTTCTGCCTGGCGTTGATACGGCGCGCTGGCTTTCGCCATCACGAACGGCGCACGCGACATCGACTCCACGCCGCCGGCAATCAGCAGATCGGCGTCACCGGCTTTGATCGCGCGAGCGGCAAAACCGATAGCGTCCAGACCGGAGCCGCACAGGCGGTTAATCGTCGTGCCCGGCACCGTATGCGGGTAGCCCGCCAACAGCGTCGCCATATGCGCCACGTTACGGTTGTCTTCCCCCGCCTGGTTAGCGCAGCCAAAAATCACATCATCAATCGCTGCCGGGTCCAGTTTGGGGTTACGGCTCAGCAACTCACGCAGCGGAATCGCCGCCAGATCGTCGGCGCGAACGCTGGCCAGCGCCCCGCCGTAGCGGCCAATCGGCGTGCGGATCCCGTCACAAATAAAGGCGTCGCGCATTACACTTCTCCTGTGATTGTGCCGCCGATGCGGTGCGATTTGCCGCGAAACAGGGCCACAATTTTTTGCTGTTGATTAACAATTTCAATATCGTAGACGCCGGTTAGCTTGCCCTGCTGTTTAACTCGGGCGGTGGCGACCAGCCTGTCGCCCGCAAAGGCCGGACGCAGAAAATCAATGCTCGCCGCCGAGGCCACCGCCACCAGCCCCTGGCTGTTACAGGCATAGGCGAAAGCGGTATCGGCCAGAGAAAATAGCTGGCCGCCATGGCAGGTTTGATGACCGTTGAGCATATTGGGTGAGACGGTCATGGTCATCTGCGCGAAACCGTCATCCATTTCGATAAGCTCAATACCCAGCGTTTTGGCGCAGGTATCTTTTTCGTACATCGCGCGCGCGTTGCGCCAGGCATCATTGCTCATGGTGCTTCTCCATCAGCGCCTTCTGGCGCAGCAAGGAACTCGGGCGATAGCGCTCTTCGCCGTAATGTTGTTGTAAGTTTTCCAGCAGATGCAGCACACGACCCCAGCCGAGGCTTTCCCCCCATGCCAGCGGGCCGCGCGGGTAATTGACCCCAAGGCGCATGGCGGTATCAATATCCCCCGCGCTGGCGACCCCTTTTTGCACCGCATCCAGCGCTTCATTAACCAGCATCGCCACCGTGCGCCACACCAGCAGGCCGGGATAATCGGCGATGCTCAGCACCTTTTTGCCCTGCTGTTGGAAGTAGTGCACGGCCTTGCCGGTCGCCGCTGGCGCATTGGTTGCCGCCGCGGCCAGCACCACGGTATCGCCCGCACAGAGGTCATAGACCACCACCGGGCGGCCATGCCGCAGGCTGAGCGCCAGCGCGGTCTCGCCGCAGGTCTCCAGCAGCAGGAGTTCATCTAATTCTGTGACGCCGTCACCTTTCTCGACGACGGTTTTTGCGCCAGTCGCCACCACCGGCAGCGCCGCTTCCGGTGGCGTCTCAGCGGGCCAGCGGTAGACGCCGCGACCGCTCTTCTTGCCGAGTTGCCCGGCCAGCGCCAGCTCCTGTTGCAGTAGCGACGGTAAAAAACGGCGCTCCTGCCAGAAGGCGTTAAATACCGAGCAGGTCACGGCGAAATTGACGTCCTGGCCGATCAGGTCGGTCAGCGCCAGCGGCCCCATCGGGAAGCCGCCGCCGTCACGCAGAGCGGCGTCGATAACTTCAGCGGCGGCAACCTGCTCTTCCAGCGCGCGCCAGGCTTCGGCATAGAACGGACGCGCCACGCGGTTGACGATAAACCCTGGAGTCGAGCGGCAGCGAACCGGCTGTTTCCCCCAGAGGCTGACGCACTGGCACAGCTGTTCGACCACTTCGGCGGATGTCGCCAACCCGCTCACCACCTCGACCAGTTTCATCACCGGCGCCGGGTTAAAGAAATGCAGACCGGCCACGCGCTCCGGATGCTTCACGCCAGCGGCGATAGCGGTAATTGAAATGGACGAGGTATTACTGGTCAGCAACGCTGACGGCGAACAGATTTCCGCCAGCTGCGCGAACAGCGCCGTTTTAACCTCCAGACGCTCGGAGGCCGCTTCAATGACCAAGCTGGCATCGGCCAATGCCGCTAAATCGTGTGCCGGATGCAGACGCGCCAGCAGCGCATCAGCCTGTTCCGCCGCCAGTTTGCCGCGGCTGACGCGCGACGCCAGACGCAGGCCTATACCGTCGATCGCGCGTGTTATCGCGTCGGCGGCGATATCGTAAATCAATACCTGATGCCCGGCGGCGGCGGCGACTTCGGCAATGCCGGCGCCCATGGTGCCGCTGCCGATCACCGCCACGGTGGCTAAAGATGTCGTCATGGCCTATTTCCCGCTGAACTGTGGTGGACGTTTGGCCAGAAATGCGCTGACCCCTTCGCGATAGTCGTCGCTGCGCCCGGCCAGGCGTTGATAATCGCGTTCCAGATCTAACTGCGCATCAAGGCTATTGGTTTCAGAAGCCAGCAGCGCCTTTTTAATCAACCCCAGGCCAAAGGTCGGCTGCGCCGCCAGATGGCGCGCCAGCCGCAGACTGGTGTCCGCCAGTTCGGCATCTTCCACCAGTTGCCAGATCATCCCCCACTGCGCGGCCTGTTCGGCGCTGAGGCTATCGCCCAGTAATGCCAGTCCCATGGCCCGGGCGCGACCGGCAACCCGCGGCAGGAACCAGCTGCCGCCGCAATCCGGCACCAGGCCGAGCTTGCTAAACGCCATGACAAATTTGGCCGAACGCGCGGCCAGCACGATGTCGCAACCCAGTGCCAGCGTCGCGCCAGCACCGGCGGCAACGCCATTGACCGCGCAGATAACCGGTTTCGGCAACGCCGCCAGGCG includes these proteins:
- the paaX gene encoding phenylacetic acid degradation operon negative regulatory protein PaaX → MSKLDTFIQQAVASVPISGTSLISSLYGDALLQRGGEVWLGSVAALLEGLGFGERFVRTALFRLNKEEWLDVVRIGRRSFYRLSDKGLRLTRRAEHKIYRANTPEWDGTWLLLLSEGLEKNVLADVKKQLLWQGFGALAPSLLASPSQKLADVQSLLHETGVAENVICFEAHSPLALSRAALRDRVEECWHLTEQNEMYEAFISLFRPLLPLLRDCEPSELTPARSFHIQLLLIHFYRRVVLKDPLLPEELLPAHWAGQTARQLCINIYQRVTPGALAFVDEKGESSVGELPAPGPLYFQRFGGLPGV
- the paaF gene encoding phenylacetate--CoA ligase, with product MITTTKLDPIETASRDELQALQTQRLKWTLKHAYENVPMYRRKFDAAGVHPDDFRELSDLKKFPCTTKQDLRDNYPFDTFAVPMEQVVRIHASSGTTGKPTVVGYTQNDIDNWANIVARSLRAAGGSAKDKIHIAYGYGLFTGGLGAHYGAERLGATVIPMSGGQTEKQAQLIRDFQPDMIMVTPSYCLNLIEELERQMGGDARGCSLRVGVFGAEPWTLAMRAEIERRLGITALDIYGLSEVMGPGVAMECLETVDGPTIWEDHFFPEIVNPDDGTPLDDGEHGELLFTTLTKEALPVIRYRTRDLTRLLPGTARTMRRMDRISGRSDDMLIIRGVNVFPSQVEEEILKFEHLAPHYQLEVNRRGHLDSLAIRVELKESGLALSHEQRCQICHQLRHRIKSMVGISTDITIVNCGSIPRSEGKACRVFDLRKAVVSG
- the pcaF gene encoding 3-oxoadipyl-CoA thiolase — its product is MRDAFICDGIRTPIGRYGGALASVRADDLAAIPLRELLSRNPKLDPAAIDDVIFGCANQAGEDNRNVAHMATLLAGYPHTVPGTTINRLCGSGLDAIGFAARAIKAGDADLLIAGGVESMSRAPFVMAKASAPYQRQAELFDTTIGWRFVNPLMAQQFGTDSMPETAENVAELLNISRADQDAFAWRSQQRTAQAQRNGILAQEIVPVQIIGKKGAVSAVRDDEHPRAETTLEQLSQLKTPFRKGGVITAGNASGVNDGAAALIIASEQQASAQGLTPRARIVAMATAGVEPRLMGLGPVPAVRKVLERAGLNINDMDLIELNEAFAAQALGVLRQLGVPDDAAHVNPNGGAIALGHPLGMSGARLALSASLELQRRGGRYALCTMCIGVGQGIAMILERV
- the paaI gene encoding hydroxyphenylacetyl-CoA thioesterase PaaI; protein product: MSNDAWRNARAMYEKDTCAKTLGIELIEMDDGFAQMTMTVSPNMLNGHQTCHGGQLFSLADTAFAYACNSQGLVAVASAASIDFLRPAFAGDRLVATARVKQQGKLTGVYDIEIVNQQQKIVALFRGKSHRIGGTITGEV
- a CDS encoding 3-hydroxyacyl-CoA dehydrogenase — translated: MTTSLATVAVIGSGTMGAGIAEVAAAAGHQVLIYDIAADAITRAIDGIGLRLASRVSRGKLAAEQADALLARLHPAHDLAALADASLVIEAASERLEVKTALFAQLAEICSPSALLTSNTSSISITAIAAGVKHPERVAGLHFFNPAPVMKLVEVVSGLATSAEVVEQLCQCVSLWGKQPVRCRSTPGFIVNRVARPFYAEAWRALEEQVAAAEVIDAALRDGGGFPMGPLALTDLIGQDVNFAVTCSVFNAFWQERRFLPSLLQQELALAGQLGKKSGRGVYRWPAETPPEAALPVVATGAKTVVEKGDGVTELDELLLLETCGETALALSLRHGRPVVVYDLCAGDTVVLAAAATNAPAATGKAVHYFQQQGKKVLSIADYPGLLVWRTVAMLVNEALDAVQKGVASAGDIDTAMRLGVNYPRGPLAWGESLGWGRVLHLLENLQQHYGEERYRPSSLLRQKALMEKHHEQ
- the paaG gene encoding 2-(1,2-epoxy-1,2-dihydrophenyl)acetyl-CoA isomerase PaaG; protein product: MEAFILSTVEQGVMTITLNRPDRLNSFNDLMHQQLAECLKQAERDENVRCLLITGAGRGFCAGQDLNDRNVDPNGPAPDLGLSVERFYNPLVRRLAALPKPVICAVNGVAAGAGATLALGCDIVLAARSAKFVMAFSKLGLVPDCGGSWFLPRVAGRARAMGLALLGDSLSAEQAAQWGMIWQLVEDAELADTSLRLARHLAAQPTFGLGLIKKALLASETNSLDAQLDLERDYQRLAGRSDDYREGVSAFLAKRPPQFSGK